One genomic window of Sporosarcina ureae includes the following:
- a CDS encoding S-ribosylhomocysteine lyase — MNVESFNLDHTKVKAPYIRLAGTTEGKNGDKILKYDIRFCQPNTDHMDMPALHSLEHMMAEFSRNHSDQIVDISPMGCQTGYYLAVINHDDYNDILSIVENTLNDVLLATEVPACNEIQCGWAASHSLEGAKEIARTMLDKKDEWTEVFA, encoded by the coding sequence ATGAACGTTGAAAGTTTTAATTTGGATCATACGAAAGTGAAAGCACCTTATATTCGATTAGCGGGAACTACTGAAGGAAAGAATGGCGATAAGATCTTGAAATATGATATCCGCTTTTGTCAGCCAAATACAGATCACATGGATATGCCCGCCCTTCATTCACTAGAACATATGATGGCAGAATTCAGCCGTAACCACTCGGATCAAATCGTCGATATCAGTCCAATGGGCTGTCAGACAGGTTATTATCTAGCCGTCATCAATCATGATGACTATAACGATATTCTTTCTATAGTAGAGAATACATTAAATGACGTACTGTTGGCGACGGAAGTACCAGCATGTAACGAAATACAGTGTGGCTGGGCAGCAAGTCATAGCCTAGAAGGGGCAAAAGAAATTGCACGCACAATGCTTGATAAGAAAGACGAATGGACGGAAGTATTTGCGTAA